The proteins below come from a single Pedobacter aquae genomic window:
- a CDS encoding SusC/RagA family TonB-linked outer membrane protein — protein MKYFAMVGYLYEGGIFKEFDSPFGIKSTPDYNRTNLRSNLDITLSKNLTVGVILGGRLQKRYQPSGLQSNSFSYDNVEGMISRILQTPSFAYPIMLPDGRIAQNPSVGTNIWNPLAVLTRWGTRNDDFNAVESTFNINYNLGSLVKGLSFKANLGYDSYFNSTTRRNANWAAYVYDRRTGDVTLSPDRQRDEPLSGLLVSYDGRISSNLQGGLYYNRSFGKHTVTALALGTRQLVKSPGSSQTTAPPSASQGVVSRVTYNYDNRYFAEFNAAYNGSENFPIGLQYGFFPAVSAGWTITNEDFMKDISWLNLLKIRGSYGIVGNDNLSIDGTNQRFLFLENYGTASGGTSFNPAWSRPNNGVQFGNPNSITNNLVSFISSVGNPNITWEKGRKRNIGIDASFLKESIRLTFDLFDEKRTDILTARQSGLQTYGEIYPRLNIGEVYNKGYEIELDYQKRTGQFKYGLTTQLSFARNKVINRDEPQGRPEYQKQEGKRLGQFFGFVTDGFYDSQEEIDNSPKNLLGTSIPGDLKYIDVNQDGVITNDDQTAIGYSRTPEYTYSVTPRLAYKGFSLSVLFQGVANVSSNVILTEQNNGQQMYGIQLGRWTPETAATATWPALHSRGNPYVNYRLNDFILQDASYLKIRNAELSWNVPATWLKKAKISSLRLFLNGQNLHTWTKFRMYLDPENINLSNTSFSVQSLYPSSRIYNFGLNIQL, from the coding sequence ATTAAGTATTTTGCTATGGTTGGATATCTTTATGAAGGAGGTATCTTTAAGGAATTTGATTCTCCTTTTGGCATAAAAAGCACACCAGATTACAATCGTACCAATCTTCGTTCAAATTTAGATATCACATTATCAAAAAATTTAACTGTTGGTGTTATACTAGGTGGTAGGCTACAAAAACGTTATCAACCTTCTGGTTTACAGTCGAACTCTTTTTCTTATGATAACGTAGAGGGAATGATTTCTAGAATCTTACAAACACCTTCTTTTGCTTATCCTATTATGCTACCTGATGGTAGAATAGCTCAAAACCCGTCTGTAGGTACTAATATCTGGAATCCGCTTGCTGTTTTAACCAGATGGGGAACCCGAAATGATGATTTTAATGCTGTAGAAAGTACTTTTAACATAAATTATAATTTAGGGTCTTTAGTAAAAGGCTTAAGTTTTAAAGCCAATTTAGGTTATGACTCTTATTTTAATAGTACAACCAGAAGAAATGCCAATTGGGCGGCTTATGTTTATGATAGAAGGACAGGAGATGTTACTTTATCACCAGACAGACAAAGAGACGAGCCCCTAAGTGGCTTATTAGTAAGTTATGATGGTAGAATAAGTTCTAATTTACAAGGAGGGCTTTACTACAATAGATCTTTTGGAAAACACACAGTTACAGCATTAGCATTAGGTACTCGTCAGCTTGTAAAGAGTCCAGGCTCTAGTCAAACAACAGCTCCGCCATCTGCTTCACAAGGTGTAGTAAGCAGGGTTACTTATAATTATGATAACAGATACTTTGCAGAATTTAATGCAGCTTACAATGGTTCTGAGAACTTCCCGATAGGATTACAATATGGTTTCTTTCCCGCGGTTTCTGCCGGTTGGACTATTACCAACGAAGATTTTATGAAAGATATATCATGGCTTAACCTTTTAAAAATAAGAGGTAGTTATGGTATTGTAGGTAATGATAATTTATCTATTGACGGGACAAATCAAAGATTTTTGTTTTTGGAGAATTATGGGACCGCTTCTGGAGGAACTTCTTTTAATCCTGCATGGTCAAGACCAAATAACGGTGTTCAATTTGGTAACCCCAATTCTATTACTAATAATTTGGTTTCCTTTATCAGTTCTGTAGGTAACCCTAATATTACTTGGGAAAAAGGTAGAAAAAGAAATATTGGTATTGATGCCTCATTTTTAAAAGAATCTATCAGGTTAACATTTGATTTATTTGATGAGAAAAGAACAGATATTTTAACTGCAAGACAATCGGGATTACAAACTTATGGTGAAATTTATCCAAGATTAAATATTGGAGAAGTTTATAACAAGGGTTATGAAATTGAGTTAGATTATCAAAAACGAACCGGACAGTTTAAGTATGGTTTAACTACCCAATTATCTTTTGCTAGAAATAAAGTTATTAATAGGGATGAACCACAAGGTAGACCAGAATACCAAAAACAAGAAGGTAAAAGACTAGGTCAGTTCTTTGGTTTTGTTACGGATGGTTTTTATGACTCTCAAGAAGAAATTGATAACTCTCCAAAAAATTTATTAGGAACATCTATTCCGGGAGATTTAAAATATATAGATGTAAATCAAGACGGAGTAATTACTAATGATGACCAAACTGCTATAGGTTACTCTCGTACTCCTGAATATACTTATAGCGTAACCCCAAGGTTAGCATATAAAGGGTTCTCTTTATCGGTACTATTTCAAGGTGTTGCCAATGTAAGCTCAAATGTAATTTTAACAGAACAAAACAATGGTCAACAAATGTATGGTATACAGTTGGGCAGATGGACACCAGAAACCGCTGCTACAGCAACTTGGCCGGCATTACATTCTAGAGGAAATCCTTATGTAAATTACAGGTTAAATGATTTTATCTTACAAGATGCTAGTTATTTAAAAATTAGAAATGCAGAGCTTTCTTGGAATGTTCCTGCAACGTGGTTAAAGAAAGCTAAAATCTCATCTTTAAGATTGTTTTTAAACGGACAGAACTTACATACATGGACAAAATTCCGTATGTATTTAGATCCAGAAAACATCAATTTATCTAACACCTCGTTTTCTGTACAGTCTCTGTATCCATCATCCCGTATTTACAATTTTGGTTTAAACATTCAATTATAA
- a CDS encoding TonB-dependent receptor plug domain-containing protein, with product MLCLITVEVLAQNKVVTGTVKDATGLTLPGVSVLVKNSTNGVITGANGEFSIRVPNEQAVLEFKYLGFLSQQITVGNQSVIQVVLVESVNNLNEVVVVGYGEQKKATLTGAVSTIQTKEILQSPVANVTNSLAGRLTGVTTVQASGQPGANGSVINIRGAATYGNSSAIVIVDGIERPDFGQLDPNEIESISVLKDASSTAIFGIRGANGVILVTTRSGKVGKPVVSYSGNASIQTYTGIPKALSAYDNALLINEANRNDNLTETWTAEELQKFKDGSDPLGYPNVNWFDYVTKNIIRKHNIIYK from the coding sequence ATGTTATGTTTAATAACAGTAGAAGTTTTAGCACAAAATAAGGTAGTAACAGGAACCGTGAAAGATGCAACAGGCTTAACCCTTCCAGGTGTAAGTGTATTAGTGAAAAATTCTACTAACGGAGTGATAACCGGAGCTAATGGAGAGTTTTCTATTAGAGTACCTAATGAACAAGCCGTATTAGAATTTAAGTATTTGGGTTTTCTCTCTCAACAAATTACGGTAGGAAACCAATCTGTCATACAAGTAGTACTTGTAGAAAGTGTAAATAATTTAAATGAAGTAGTTGTAGTAGGATACGGAGAACAAAAAAAGGCAACTTTAACAGGTGCTGTTAGTACTATTCAAACTAAAGAAATTTTGCAATCTCCAGTAGCTAATGTTACCAATAGTTTGGCAGGACGTTTAACTGGTGTTACAACTGTACAAGCTAGCGGACAACCTGGAGCTAACGGCTCGGTTATTAATATTAGAGGTGCAGCTACTTATGGTAATTCATCTGCAATAGTAATAGTAGATGGTATAGAAAGACCCGATTTTGGACAATTAGACCCTAATGAAATAGAATCAATCTCTGTTTTAAAAGATGCTTCATCAACGGCAATTTTTGGTATCAGAGGAGCTAACGGGGTTATTTTAGTAACTACAAGATCAGGTAAAGTAGGTAAACCAGTAGTGAGTTATTCAGGTAATGCCAGTATACAAACCTATACAGGAATCCCCAAGGCTTTAAGTGCTTATGATAATGCACTCCTTATTAATGAAGCTAATAGGAATGACAATTTAACCGAGACATGGACAGCAGAAGAACTACAGAAATTTAAAGATGGTTCAGACCCATTAGGTTATCCCAACGTAAATTGGTTTGATTATGTGACAAAAAATATTATCCGCAAACACAACATAATCTACAAGTAA
- a CDS encoding hybrid sensor histidine kinase/response regulator transcription factor, with translation MDRYRRGGLNYFDKKSKRFYVIDKKLGLEDDVVHSIVEDSKQNIWISTDVGMFKLSFKKFSLPFKKEDIEITNYSANDGLISNQFSTLAAVRLKTNELLFGGMNGLSIFYPEKIIKNKKAPKVVLTEILINNKAVKINGDDSPLSRSISELKEITVDYNQANISLKYAALNFINPENNQYAYKLEGFSVNEDWQLTGKQRVVNFANLAPGSHLFKVKASNNDGVWSNEVTNLKIIVLPPWWLTWWAYLLYAAIIVLVSSIIINFLRNRARLKRDLYLEHLQNERQQELYQMKLNFFTNISHEIRTPLTLILGPLERLISGDNHPKFIKQLELIKNNADRLMKLVTELLDFRKAEEGHMRIYCSYQDIIPFSKDIYESFRNLAIDRNIDYQFVAPKEPIFLYFDKNQLEKVIFNLLSNAFKFTPDNGCIKVEIAYQEGNKDWIEIKVTDTGKGIPEDFQNKLFDSFFQVDDRGHQNIGSGIGLALSKSIIELHRGKIRVSSKQAENKLTVFTIELRTGKNHLAESEVVSESAYIENYQKSFMPYHVPAYSHDEAEVSNQNKKYKLLIAEDNDEVRGLIADTLRDEYEIVEFTNGQLALDYMQEEIPDLIISDIMMPGLDGLQLCEKAKSSESTSHIPFILLTARASVAHQVDGLSIGADAYISKPFSLQILLLNIRNLLKAQEVMREKFSQQVILQPSNTAITSPEEKFIQKLIHIIEDKMGNPEFDVNELVNEIGMSRTVLYKKVQTLTSYSVAELIKQMRLKKAAELFKISTFSIAEVAYMVGFNDRKHFSKEFKKQYQLSPSEFLQSVKQTD, from the coding sequence TTGGATAGGTACAGAAGGGGGGGCTTAAATTACTTTGATAAAAAATCAAAAAGATTTTATGTTATAGATAAGAAATTAGGCTTAGAAGATGATGTTGTACACTCTATTGTAGAAGATAGTAAACAAAATATTTGGATAAGTACTGATGTAGGCATGTTCAAACTCAGTTTCAAGAAGTTTTCATTGCCCTTTAAAAAAGAAGATATAGAGATTACAAATTATTCTGCAAATGATGGCTTAATTAGTAATCAGTTTTCAACGCTTGCAGCTGTAAGGCTTAAAACCAATGAACTACTGTTTGGCGGAATGAATGGATTATCCATTTTTTATCCTGAGAAAATCATTAAGAATAAGAAAGCACCTAAAGTTGTTCTTACAGAAATACTAATTAATAATAAAGCAGTTAAAATTAACGGTGATGATTCTCCTTTATCAAGGTCTATTTCTGAGTTAAAAGAAATAACCGTTGATTATAATCAAGCTAATATAAGTTTAAAATATGCTGCACTTAATTTTATAAATCCAGAAAATAATCAATATGCTTATAAACTTGAAGGATTTTCTGTTAATGAAGATTGGCAACTAACCGGAAAACAGCGAGTTGTAAATTTTGCAAACCTTGCACCTGGTTCTCATTTGTTTAAAGTTAAAGCTTCTAATAATGATGGCGTTTGGAGTAATGAGGTTACAAATCTTAAGATAATTGTTTTGCCACCTTGGTGGTTAACATGGTGGGCATATCTGCTTTATGCTGCAATCATAGTTTTAGTATCAAGTATAATTATTAATTTCTTACGAAATAGAGCTCGGTTAAAACGTGATTTATATCTAGAACATTTGCAAAATGAAAGGCAACAAGAGCTTTATCAAATGAAATTGAACTTTTTTACTAACATTTCTCATGAAATAAGAACTCCATTAACATTAATATTAGGGCCATTAGAAAGGTTAATATCTGGAGATAACCATCCTAAATTTATTAAACAGCTAGAGCTTATAAAAAATAATGCAGATAGATTAATGAAATTAGTTACCGAGCTTCTTGACTTTAGGAAGGCAGAAGAAGGGCATATGAGGATATATTGTAGTTACCAAGATATAATCCCTTTTTCAAAAGATATTTATGAATCTTTTAGAAACTTAGCCATAGATAGGAACATAGATTATCAATTTGTTGCACCTAAAGAACCAATTTTTCTGTATTTTGATAAAAATCAGTTAGAAAAGGTGATTTTTAATTTGCTATCTAATGCTTTTAAGTTTACGCCAGATAATGGTTGTATAAAAGTTGAGATAGCTTACCAAGAAGGAAATAAAGATTGGATAGAAATTAAAGTTACTGATACGGGAAAAGGAATACCAGAAGATTTCCAGAATAAACTTTTTGATAGTTTTTTTCAGGTTGATGATAGAGGGCATCAGAATATTGGTAGTGGTATAGGTTTAGCATTATCAAAAAGTATTATAGAACTGCATAGAGGTAAAATTAGAGTTTCTAGTAAGCAGGCTGAAAATAAGCTTACTGTTTTCACCATAGAGCTCAGAACTGGAAAGAATCATTTAGCAGAATCAGAAGTTGTTTCAGAATCTGCATACATAGAGAATTATCAAAAATCTTTCATGCCTTATCATGTACCAGCTTATAGCCATGATGAAGCAGAGGTGTCAAACCAAAATAAAAAGTATAAATTATTAATTGCAGAAGATAATGATGAGGTTAGAGGTTTAATAGCTGATACTTTAAGAGATGAGTATGAAATAGTAGAGTTTACAAATGGTCAATTAGCCTTGGATTACATGCAAGAAGAAATTCCAGACTTAATTATTAGTGATATCATGATGCCCGGTTTAGATGGGTTACAACTTTGCGAGAAAGCAAAATCATCAGAAAGTACGAGTCATATTCCTTTTATTTTACTTACAGCCAGAGCTTCAGTAGCTCATCAAGTAGATGGTTTAAGTATAGGGGCTGATGCCTACATCTCTAAGCCTTTTAGTTTGCAAATATTATTGTTAAATATTAGGAATCTACTAAAAGCTCAAGAGGTGATGCGGGAAAAATTTAGTCAGCAAGTAATTTTACAGCCAAGTAATACTGCTATAACATCTCCGGAAGAAAAATTTATTCAAAAACTGATACACATTATTGAAGATAAAATGGGTAATCCAGAATTTGATGTTAATGAATTAGTAAATGAAATAGGGATGAGCAGGACTGTTCTTTATAAAAAAGTTCAAACACTTACCAGTTATTCTGTAGCAGAATTAATTAAACAAATGAGATTAAAAAAGGCAGCAGAGCTTTTTAAAATTTCTACTTTCTCTATTGCAGAGGTTGCGTATATGGTAGGCTTTAACGATAGAAAACATTTTAGTAAAGAATTTAAAAAACAATATCAATTATCTCCTTCTGAATTTTTACAGTCTGTTAAACAAACAGATTAA
- a CDS encoding ligand-binding sensor domain-containing protein: protein MLLNLKAQEKAHEINFKHISYKEGLVQSPISGFLQDDKGFIWFGNLKGLTRYDGYEFKNFIFDDTNPKSISNNRVNAIIQDSYKQIWIGTANGLNLYNKDSETFTHIDIQEIKGGRNYVSTIVEDKQKNIWVGTFGGLKKLNKKTLKLEDVDYDSENPSFRTVPIFSLFIDNSNYLWVGTKQGLKKFNPFTGKLVSLPKVFNQTPLLIDSKVMVIKQDYTGNLWFGTEVTGVFFYDIKKDKVTSFISEENNANTLASNWVRDILIYDHQTVWFATRNGISSLNIKTQKFTNYQHDPLNPNSLNDNAIWSFMKDKASCVWVGTFGGGINFYYAGNSNFRNIGERIGGKIGLSHVLVNAVLEDKDGSLWVGTFGGGLNHINLETNKSEYYAIKAKSIGRPNNGVKSLGDDGKGNLWVGTLDGLSLFNKANKQFKYFSFPVKDGKFSENLILTVLPDNDGVWVGTNGGGLRFVRPNGESPVYLRKNTEQLAINRFKKPQNFLNIRDVVPNGYFSYLSSPNLSFLSDNFVTALLKDENNNLWIGTQNGLNFYDTSLGKLTKLYKKVRDTKFQLSNNNITTLYQDSKKRFWIGTEGGA from the coding sequence ATGCTTTTAAATTTAAAAGCTCAAGAAAAGGCCCATGAGATAAATTTTAAGCATATCTCTTATAAAGAAGGCTTAGTACAAAGTCCTATTTCTGGATTTTTACAAGATGATAAAGGCTTCATTTGGTTTGGTAACCTAAAAGGGCTTACCCGTTATGATGGGTATGAGTTTAAAAATTTCATTTTTGATGATACTAACCCCAAAAGTATCAGTAATAACCGTGTTAATGCCATTATTCAAGATAGCTATAAACAAATATGGATAGGCACAGCAAATGGCTTAAATCTTTACAATAAAGATTCAGAAACTTTTACTCATATAGATATACAAGAGATAAAAGGAGGACGTAATTATGTATCTACAATAGTTGAAGACAAACAAAAAAATATTTGGGTAGGTACATTTGGGGGTTTAAAGAAGTTAAATAAGAAAACTTTAAAATTAGAAGATGTAGATTATGATTCTGAAAATCCATCTTTTAGAACTGTACCTATATTTTCTTTATTTATAGATAATAGTAATTATTTATGGGTAGGCACTAAACAAGGCTTAAAGAAGTTTAACCCATTTACGGGTAAGTTAGTGTCTTTACCAAAAGTCTTTAATCAAACACCATTGCTTATAGATTCTAAAGTTATGGTAATCAAACAAGATTACACAGGTAATTTATGGTTTGGAACCGAGGTTACCGGTGTATTTTTTTATGATATAAAAAAAGATAAGGTTACTAGTTTTATATCTGAAGAAAATAACGCTAATACTCTAGCGTCTAATTGGGTAAGGGATATTTTAATTTATGATCATCAAACCGTATGGTTTGCTACAAGAAATGGTATTAGTTCTTTAAATATTAAAACTCAAAAATTTACTAATTATCAGCATGATCCATTAAACCCTAATTCTTTAAATGATAATGCTATTTGGAGTTTTATGAAAGATAAAGCTTCTTGTGTTTGGGTAGGTACATTTGGTGGTGGAATAAACTTTTATTATGCAGGAAACTCTAATTTTAGGAATATAGGAGAACGTATAGGAGGTAAAATAGGCTTAAGCCATGTTCTGGTTAACGCTGTTTTAGAAGATAAGGATGGTTCTTTATGGGTAGGTACATTTGGAGGTGGGTTAAACCATATCAATTTAGAAACTAATAAAAGTGAATATTATGCTATAAAAGCTAAAAGTATTGGTCGGCCAAATAATGGAGTTAAATCTTTAGGTGATGATGGAAAGGGAAATTTATGGGTAGGTACTTTAGATGGTTTAAGTTTATTTAATAAAGCAAATAAACAATTTAAATATTTTAGCTTTCCTGTTAAAGATGGAAAGTTTAGTGAAAACCTTATTTTAACCGTATTACCTGATAATGATGGTGTTTGGGTAGGTACTAATGGTGGTGGACTAAGGTTTGTTAGGCCAAACGGAGAATCTCCTGTATACCTACGGAAAAATACAGAGCAACTAGCTATCAATCGATTTAAAAAACCACAAAATTTTTTAAATATTAGAGATGTAGTTCCAAACGGCTATTTTTCTTATTTAAGTTCTCCAAACCTAAGTTTTCTGAGCGATAATTTTGTAACTGCCCTATTAAAGGATGAAAATAACAATTTGTGGATTGGAACTCAAAACGGTTTAAATTTTTATGATACAAGTTTAGGTAAACTCACTAAGCTCTATAAAAAGGTTAGAGATACTAAGTTTCAATTAAGCAACAATAACATAACAACCCTTTATCAAGATTCAAAAAAAAGATTTTGGATAGGTACAGAAGGGGGGGCTTAA